From a region of the Sesamum indicum cultivar Zhongzhi No. 13 linkage group LG3, S_indicum_v1.0, whole genome shotgun sequence genome:
- the LOC105157966 gene encoding zinc finger protein ZAT4-like codes for MEEDQELKHMCKFCCKSFPCGRSLGGHMRSHLMNTSSSSDQDKLPRKKLPPLTKTDVSIKDSGSFGCRLRENPKRTSKFPKITEKDTLLQEKLCKECGKSFQSWKALFGHMKCHSVNGKAANTAEQDSWNGCNDHHRKLIVDSQSDNEAATPFCRRKRSERTKRYTSATKSSSSNFSPCVSEIDQQEQEEVALSLILLSRDTGSRAGVNSVLESSSTSSEPLGAKKTDKVVKQTELRTSGEGYFNITSKSGVSTDEFRFECEVNSPKNLNRKSGVDQFGSDCKKKSSIKRKSIGSHGSELCQDFEKSSKFMCAICKKAFPSYQALGGHRASHKKFKGSCAPTTQNSPETENSLNQSDSTKLSKCTSRESPVDVFAEKIVSDVVGKRSKDHECPICFKVFPSGQALGGHKRSHLVSDHVMKSSDPPFASAHKQIQETRDFLDLNLPAPVDDECEDLKPWWIPTGNEHGPLLGLLSS; via the coding sequence ATGGAGGAAGATCAAGAACTGAAACACATGTGCAAATTCTGCTGCAAAAGCTTCCCCTGTGGTAGATCCTTGGGAGGCCACATGAGGTCTCATTTGATGAACACTTCATCATCATCTGATCAGGACAAGCTTCCTAGGAAGAAACTCCCTCCTCTTACTAAGACCGATGTTTCGATTAAAGACAGTGGTTCGTTTGGTTGTCGGCTTAGGGAGAATCCAAAGAGGACAAGCAAATTCCCAAAGATAACTGAGAAAGATACTTTGCTTCAAGAGAAACTCTGCAAGGAATGTGGGAAAAGCTTCCAATCTTGGAAGGCCTTGTTTGGCCACATGAAGTGCCATTCGGTGAATGGAAAGGCTGCAAATACTGCGGAGCAAGATTCTTGGAACGGTTGCAATGATCACCACCGGAAGCTGATCGTGGACAGCCAGTCAGACAACGAAGCAGCAACGCCGTTCTGCAGGAGGAAGAGATCCGAGAGAACGAAAAGGTACACGTCTGCAACGAAATCATCATCTTCGAACTTTTCGCCCTGTGTTTCTGAGATTGATCAACAGGAGCAAGAGGAGGTTGCTCTGAGTTTGATACTGCTGTCTAGGGACACAGGGAGTCGGGCCGGTGTGAATTCGGTTCTCGAGTCATCCAGCACTAGTTCTGAACCTCTAGGCGCCAAGAAAACTGATAAAGTGGTGAAACAAACAGAACTTAGAACTTCAGGAGAAGGGTACTTCAACATAACAAGCAAATCAGGAGTTTCGACCGACGAATTTCGATTCGAATGTGAAGTTAACtcacccaagaatttgaacAGGAAAAGTGGGGTGGATCAGTTTGGATCAGATTGCAAGAAGAAAAGCTCAATCAAGAGGAAAAGCATCGGTTCACATGGTTCTGAACTCTGCCAAGATTTTGAGAAGAGCAGCAAATTCATGTGTGCAATCTGCAAAAAGGCCTTTCCTTCTTACCAAGCTCTTGGTGGACACAGAGCCAGCCACAAGAAGTTCAAAGGCAGCTGTGCTCCAACAACCCAAAACAGCCCTGAAACTGAAAATTCACTGAACCAAAGTGATAGCACCAAGCTCAGCAAATGCACCAGCAGGGAATCTCCTGTCGACGTTTTTGCAGAAAAGATCGTTTCAGACGTTGTAGGCAAGAGGAGTAAAGACCACGAATGCCCGATTTGCTTCAAAGTCTTCCCATCCGGCCAAGCGTTAGGCGGCCACAAGAGATCACACTTAGTCAGTGATCATGTCATGAAAAGTAGCGATCCTCCATTCGCTAGTGCTCACAAACAGATTCAAGAAACTCGAGACTTTCTTGACCTCAACTTGCCTGCTCCGGTTGACGATGAATGTGAAGACTTGAAGCCTTGGTGGATACCGACCGGCAACGAGCATGGGCCGTTGCTCGGCCTGCTCTCCAGCTGA